GATGTTTGATACTTTGAGAAGTTCAGTATCAATTTGTGCCTTCTTACGACAAATAAAACTATGTTTACTATAATTTAATCATAATTCATTTTACATATCAATTcataatcattaaaaaatatgtgttagAAACAGAGGAAAGCAGGTTGTGATCTTAAAAAACGCAATGCTTTTGGGCAAATCACACATGCCACCTTCTGTCTAATGCTGGTGAAATATTATGCAGTCCATTCTGTATTAAACACGCGACATTAAATATGCGACATTCAgagtttatcttttattttgtagCAGTGCTCATTTTTCACTCATTTAAGTCAGTGAAGCAGCAGTCAAAATGTATACACACTCTTTGGCGCCCCCTGCAGTTGGTGGTGCCCTAGGCGACCGCCTAGTTCGCCTATGCCTAGAGACGGCCCTGATTATAAAGCCATTCATCAAACCTTTAAATAGTTGCCCGTACCATCATTCACCACTAGAAAAAAATCACTTGCAAAAGTAACATCACATCTCTGCTCATGATGTATTGATAGTACGAGCATCACTAAAGGCAACAAACAGCACTAAAAAGTGAGCCCTGTGTTCAGGCATGCACAGGTCACATGATCAGACCTGATGATGTCACTGTGATTTCTTTTGCACTCAGGAAGTGTTCAACTCACAAGCTCACAGTGATGACAACCATTACCATGGTAACAAGGTTTCTATAGAAACTGAATGAGCAGAGAGTGAGTCTAATAAAGTGAGACAGAAGAGTAGTGAAcgagtatatgtgtgtgtgtgtgtgtgtgtgtgtaatctTATCTATTTCTTTCTAATAAATTATTTGATGACAACACATTCAGATTAGTATTTGGGATAGATCACAGAATTTACATGAACCGAACCCCAGAACGTACTTTCAAATGTTCAAGAATGTTGCAAACAGCTGTTGTGGGTGTGTATGAGAGAGattgtgtactgtatgtgtgtgtgtagtgtgtcTGATCTCCATTCATCCATAACAGCTGATGTCTCTGTATGTCACGTGAGCAGTGGATGGACTGGAAGGCAGCGTAAGTTTAAACGTGTCTGTGTGTAATAATGTGCCGTGAGGTCTCACTCTGGTGCCGCTGTAGAAGTCGTCTTGCGTGCTGGCGTTCATAAACGTCTGCTCCAGGTGAACGCTGGTGTCGATCCCGCCCGGAATCACCAGTTTACCTGAAGCGTCAATCACTTTAGCCCCGCCCGGAATCATCAGCTCACGGCCCACCTGCTGGATGATGCCATTCTCGATGAAGACGTCCGCCTCTTGTGTGATGTCATCGTTAACGACACGCCCCCCTTTAATGAGAATTCTCATCGAACTCGAACCGGCAGCCATTATactgcacagagagagagatacaggTGTTGTGTAGATATGGTACAGTAataacacaaaaacacagagtGACACACAGGGTGTAACTGATACAACATTATTTCATGCCAACACACAGCAGGGGCTATGACATCAGTAGTAATCCATGACTACACTTTATGTTTGTGTGATGTTAGATAACGAGTGGAAAATATGCTTCTGTTTGTGTATGTGATTGTATAATCAGTGATCGGTGATCTCACACACACTCTTTCTGTGCTTTAATATCTAAGTGTGTTTCATGTTCAGCATCTTTCATCATCTGACCTCAATGAAGTCTGATTACATGAAACAAATTAGCATAGAGTTTACTGAAAGATTACTCAGAGACCTACATCAGATCATCAGATCACAGAAAGACCGCAGCATCCCTCTGTTAGTTTGGGTTTCATTTCTTCAGTGCTTTACTGTGATGAATGTTGACAGGTGCACCTTTAATATGTTGGCCATGCATCCTGCATTTGTACACCTGCATGAGCTTCTAGGCTTAGTTTTGCAGAAATTAGTGTAAAATCCACAGTGACCAACACCAAAGCTTGCTGCTGTTCTCATTataggggacatatcatgaaaatcaggaccttttccatgtttaagtgctataattgggtttccactgcttctatcaacatagaaaatgtgaaacagaacaacccagtaacttttggtaaaccattctctgcaagaatgtgaaaaagtaggtcattgaaatttggctccccttgtgatgtcagaagggcacaacaccgccccttaatctgcactatccaaccacggcactgccatttagtgcagatatcagctcatttgcatttaaaaggacacacccaagaACGGCAGATTgtaagtggcaattttaacacgctttaataaattatctatatggtattttgagctaaaactttacatacatactctggggacaccaaagatttattttacatcttaaaaaaatcttgtgaaatgtcccctttaaacaccATAGATGGAAAAACATCCTCATTGTGTATTGTAGCCTACACATGTCTTCTACATATCGTTTCTCACATGCATGATGTTGTGTTTGATGTACATCTGAAGATCAGAGCTGAATTGTGACAATAAGACACTGCTGATAATGGGGTTGATTTTCATCTGACACACAGACTCAATTCCAGTATGATGAGAGATTCAaagcataaacaaacacacttcATGAAATCCTTCATGCGAGTCTCAGAAACACACAGACGATGATGATGTTTGGTGATGATGGCGCGCGTGTTTGTGTAAGTCTATAACAATGTCCTCCCGTACTCTCACTCATTATATTGCTATATCGtatattcactatcatacattaattttatgTTTATCTTGTTACAGATTACGTCAATGCAGGTTTAagataattgttttaaaataaaaataacgagcgggaaattaaacaaaaaaacaaacaaacagatacaTTATGAGTGAAatgttgataataaacacaaaccgtTTTTGAAGCGCGATGATGATTTTTCTCTCGTTCTGCACGCTCAACGATGACAGCTGCCAAGCCGCAAGCGCTCCCGTGCTCACGAGACTGACGGCGAAATTAAAGGACAGACCAGTGAGCCAATGAGAGGCCGTACACAGCAAACACTGGCCAATCACATGAAGCCAGAGGAGGGATTTTATTGCATGGCTGTTCTTATTCAGATTTGCCATGAAAATGGATTATCGATCGTcgataaataataaaatgaactACAGAAACAATTCTAATGAAAATTATATTGTTCTATTTTAAAcccataaaaagtaaaaaaaaaatccaaattaaaTAATCAAAGCTAAATTTAAATAGCATCATTCATAACAATAGTGGTATTTTTGTAAACGTTATAATTTCCCACTTATTCTGTAGTAAAATGTAATACTACTGTAGTGtaatatagtaaaataaaaaactgtagtTGGGCACTCAGGATTTCTTCATGTGAATTTTTTATTCATTAGAATCAATAATTTGCATAACTATCTGTTTAGAAAATGAAATACACAGTCAATAATCATGTGAGCTTCAGCACAGGCTATCTTGAGTGCTTGTATCACATTTTTAAGCTATAGCAAACACATTTCAAGGCATGTACATCTAGTGTACACTTACACGAGTGGAAAAGATTCAACCAAGTGCCAAAGTGTAAAAACCACAATATACATCATAAAAATATACACAAACCATTAATTGTAATTGGCCATTAATTACATCATGAATACAATAAATGCCAACAAACATTTTATGAAGACATTTGAATTACTTCAGTTTTGTTTaggcttttttttaaatgcactgcTTAGATGTAAAGATTGGCACTAATGTGAAAAAGATATGACAAATAGACACTTCTCATTTTGACAAAATCAATGAATATCAACAGATGCACAGCTCAGGTGATTTTTAATATCAATGTTGTCCTCTGCTGGACATTCATAAAAGTGTTGACTGAAAACTGACTGGCTTTGGTCATTATAATACTGATACACGTGTGTTTAATTCATGGGTTTCATGTTGTTTATGGCAACAAGAGACAAACTGAGTTTAAATTGtgttttggataaaaatgtTTAGGAAATTTCAGCAAAAAATATGTTACGGTTTTTTGTAAACTGTACTATGGTAATACAATGGAATTTTTGACACAACCACAATGGCAATACCATAGTACACTTTGAAGTAACTTAAAGTAACAAACAGGCAAACCATGGCAGCTAAAAATATTCAGACGTTCTGAAATAAATTTGAGCCGGTTCTGATCTTTCAACACAAACACTTTTACTCTGCATGTGAGTCTCAGCTCTCAGTCGTCCTGATATAGATGAataatgtgtgtgtctgtgtgtgtttgtgcaatCCTGGCACTCTTCAGATGAAGTCTAAAAATGCCCTGTAGCCAAAGCGCCAGTGTGTCAGGTAACCTAACACCACagctgaacacacacacacacacacacacacacacacacacacacacacacacacacacgcacgcacgcacgcacacacaggcGGTGAGGATGGGTTGGCAGTGTTAAACAATGCCTGGCTTTGTAGAGTCTCGGcagaaacatacacacacagtaaAAGTGTAATTGGATCACTCCTGTCTGATCTCTGCGTGTCTACTGATGGTCCTCGTGATCTTCTGGAGTCGAGCCCTTTTGGTGCTCTGAAAGCTGGACGTGACCTTCTGGACATCTGCTGGTACAGGGTCACCACAGGGCGTTGTTTCAGGTCTAAATGTGACCTCTTTACGTTCACACACTTGATTTCCGACCCAAACGCTTTCACCAGTGCTCACACATCTGaaaagagaaagcagagaaaaCTAGACTAGGGTCATATTTCACCCAAACCTGGACACGACAAAGACTGAAAGCATTGAAGTTTGGTAAAATATTCTAGATGGTTGCTAGACAgagaaatacagacagacagatttagTCTGGATGTGCCACCAAaaccatgtaaaaaaaactataatggTCCTAAAAGCGTGTTACCGTAACACATGACCTGGATATGTTCCTGACAGATTTAATAAGATTCAACCATAAACACAATATGAAACCttcagaaagaaaaaaaaacggaGAAAGAGCGAGCGTTGAGCACATGAAACAAGAGAGGATGTGAGGTCTGACTGCGAGTCTCCAGTGAGAGTTTGAGTTTCAAACGGTCAGTGAATCCCTGAGTGCACAGATCAGTTTACAGCAATAAAACCTCCAgaataacacaaaataaactcACAGATCCAACCCAGAAATACTATCTCATTCATCTAATGGAAACtccaaagaacagacatttctCCCGAAATGATCATCATCATGTGCCAAAAGAGAAATTCTGGACCCGCTGCTGTTTGTGTCCAAGATCAGCGCCTACAGAGTCGAAATCTGATCCTGGATCAGCCACCTTCCATTAAGACACATTAAACTGATCCTGAAAGTCATGAAGATCTTTTCTTTGAGTTCCATTAAAAACAAAGACGCTTTCCATAGATAAATTTAACAGGACACGAGCGCAGagatagttgctctttaatagCTCACAAGACTTCATGAGAAGGGTTCGTTCATCAAATTTGTCTCACATACACACAACTGTTGTTTAATCTCCCTGCTTCAGCATGCGATATGTCATCATTTCACATCATTCTTAGAAGATACAAAACATCTTTTTGACTGTAAATAATCTACTGATCTTTCCTGATGGGTGGgtgaaaccattgaaacaccacggcactaatgattttagctttaaaatgtgtaatatagtaacattaaaaagcatcagaattaacacaatactgtgttctaccttgcacaatgtgtgatttcaacataagaatttataattgtaaattttatctcattttctgctgaaattctcattaccgcaatgtgtccggctgtgtttgaacatgcgttatgttgtaatttaatcaaattaacacaaaaatattaagaaaaaaaataaatgaatgttttgctagactactttagatgacttcattatttactgaatattcatgtataataataatgaagaaaaattaggaaaatgatgtgtccatgcctgatgttctcatcctccgcaacactttttgagaacagtttaagcacacatacagaattttaataaagtttgattttgagtgaccaagcacatggaccagttacttcaagatggctaccaggtaagatcatttttttacagttaatttgaaatattgtcttgtcagaatgcttacacgacattttgattatcattaccgcaacagatgcttattaaatgttaatttaattaatagaagcataatactttgattttaaatgcatgtgcagaatctccaaattatgttctttcaggtttgtcatgtcattttgaaaatatgtcagtgttgatgttttctgactgttgcggtaatgagattttttaggactaatttttttaattatgttacaaaaagtgttaaatgataagtaaaagtttttaaattaatgttcccatttactccagactttgtttttcaatgtctggtgggaaaaaaagtacatttaagcaatttttacattttcatgcttgacatttttaaaaccaagttttcgtgagaatcacccggttAGACCTTAAAACACCAAACCACAGTCCAAACACCCAAAACTAGACCAATATATGAATCAGGATGTTTTTATCTCACACACTCAGATCTTCATACTGGTTTAAGCTCCTATCTATAAAAATTTTGACTGAAACATGAGACACAGCGGACCCTCCAGAAACAACATCTGGACCAGaacatagacacacacacacacacaggcaggattgtgtctgtttttttttgcgaGCGTCTCTGGTTTCTGCAGTATAAACCGTTCTGCTCTTTTACTGCTAGTGCAACTTTAGAGCAAAGACAGAGATTGAATTTCTCGCTGGCGCCATTCTGTGGGATAacccaaaaacacacacacttacacatacacgcacacacccACACAATAAGACACAAACTTGAGCACTACAGTATAGACAGGCAGATGAAAATCCAGAATAAGTGAAATGATGTTAACTGTGGGTATTAACCTATATTAGGATGTCATTGgtttgtgtgtaagtgtgtgtgacACATACCAGGCTCACTTATTCTGATCTCTGATTCTTAAACATCTTCTCTTCACCGCCGGCTCTGGGTCGTCCCTCGCGCTCGCCTCCGAGGTTTGTTGAGATGTGTGTGAGTTCTTCTCCcagctgtgtgtttgtgcgtgtaaGTGCGtttgtgtgcttgtgtgtgcaTTCTTCTCACGTAGTTTCGGAGGGACGGATCGAGCGTATGTGTGCTCAACGTCTTGACACTCATCCTCGGCCACCATCATTTCTTTTGATTGGTCACTTTTGCAGTCCGTTTGCTCTGCTGACCAGGTATTGGTCGAGTCATGTCCCCCACCACCCAAAAAACTGTTCTCCTTGACACCCTCGCCATCGGACAGGGGTGACGGAATGTGGGCGGAGCCTGGTGTCACAGCAGAGGCGGGGCCAGGTCTGTGTGTATTGTCCAATGAAACAGAGGCGACCTGAATGGCGGTCGAACGGGCCAACGAATACAGGGACGCCGGAGTGACGGTTTTATCGTCCGACGACGCAGGGGGCGTCGGCGTGAGCACAGACGTCGCGTTGGCGGCGTGATGTTTAAGTGCTTTCCGTAGAACGTGCGAGATGTGCGTGGTGTGCGTCTGGGTTTCGGAAGCGTGCGGGTCAGGTGTGGTCGTCCTGTCCTCAGCTTCCTCTTTCACCGGGTGTCTGTAAAGACACTGAATCACCTGCCGCTCTGAAGACCCTAAAGATTTAGAGGGACTGAGAGGGGAAAGAGTTTGTTCTGTTTTTATTCTGTGTTGTTGATCCTGATCTCCGCTGATCTCTTCGGAGCTGGAGCGACTCGAATCGGGTGTGGGATCACCCGGGTCTTTCTCTTTTTGCTCCCGGAGGCTTCGTATGACTCCCGTGTGACCCGGAAGTCGAGATATAGGGATGGGAATGGGAATCGGCACTGGGATGGGCACCATGACGGGGTACGGCACCAGCATCATGGGTTGTGGCCACGGTGGGGGCAGTTGAGGAGGGTAAGCGGGGTGGAAGGGCACATATGGAGGGGGGTAGTGATGAAGAAGAGGAGGTGGGTGGAGTGGGGCAAAGGTAGGTGGATGTGGAGGTCGCGTCTGGATGGGGCTGGCAGGGTGTGGTGGGTTACGCGGTAGGTGAGGGGTTGGGCTTCGCAGACCAGGGGCGTGCTGGGGTGGGCGAACGAAAGGGAGGGTGATCTGAGGTGGCCGTGGTTGGTCCAAATTGACATGAGACGGGCCAGCGGATGAGGGCGATGCGGACGTCTGAATCTGCAGAGGACACGAACGGTCCCGCGACGTTGTGATGGCCGTTCTCAGtgaggaagatgatgatgaagaagatgaTGTTGCGTTAAGCACGGACACCGAAGTTGGCGTAGGGGTTTTAGGAGACAGTGTTTTAGCCGAAGAGCTGTCCCATGACTCCGGGGTCAGAAGTGTCTGGTTCTCTACAGCAGTGGCTTTCTGATGACTCTCCTCATCTTTGTAAGCAGAAGCAGAACCGTTGAGAGCAGCACGCGCTTCCCTATAAAACACATCCATCTTGTACTGATTCAGACATTTGGTGCTACAGAACTGCAGTCGTTCCTCACCAGAACCAAAGTCCAGATACTCTTTAGTGTGACGGATGTGTTTACACCAATCACAGACCtgcagacagtaaacacatGCTGTAATGTGACTATATTAACTATATTGATGTGTTCTGTACATCTTAGATCGTAGCTGAAGTATCTATTACAGATGCACCGATCGACCAGAGACCAGAAGTGGCCATTTTTACGCATTATCGTCTGGACTGGAAATACAGAAAATTGcaatcggtgcatctctagtaTATCTATAGTTGTATATTTGTGCTgcaatgtatgtgtgtatttgtttacACGTGTGTTGTTGTTCATCTTCAGCAGAAGTCTTGAGGGCGTGTCCAGTGTTTGGCCGGGAGGCGGGGACTGGTCGCCATGACGATCTTCATCTCGAGCCTTCAGGgaacacaaatacacaaatataCATGTCAACTTTTAAGTGTTGTGTCGTTTCAGATCATCACATCATTTTAGATCATGAGCATCACAGTCACATTTTGCAAATTTGTGTAGTTCTAGTAGATCACACACTCCTGATCTCGGTTCtcatagtgtgtgtgtgtttgtaacaGGATTCCTCAATGAGAAAAAGTATGCATAGTGAAATGAAACCTCTCTCTTCCTCTCAGACAGGCTAAAACTCGTCCGCGGTTCTCGTCTGATAAACTATCCTCTGTGTTTCAAACGCACTCTTTCTCTCTGTTGTGGGAATGTGTGGCTCACTCAACATAAACAGAGCAGCCTGAAAACCGATCCATCCATCAGCCTCCATCT
The sequence above is a segment of the Misgurnus anguillicaudatus chromosome 1, ASM2758022v2, whole genome shotgun sequence genome. Coding sequences within it:
- the sobpb gene encoding sine oculis-binding protein homolog B isoform X2, which gives rise to MNELLGWYGYDHVDLPDSNAPDSRHRAKRNHISVLKENSVPKPNAAERNVPSSSSEPTKNGEMELAATPISSSSSSSSASPRTREQHSMNVVVPLIKPSAVEDVQNVQIVCVWCQKEGMKRYSLLMGSDLKSFCSEKCFAACRRAYFKRNKARDEDRHGDQSPPPGQTLDTPSRLLLKMNNNTRVCDWCKHIRHTKEYLDFGSGEERLQFCSTKCLNQYKMDVFYREARAALNGSASAYKDEESHQKATAVENQTLLTPESWDSSSAKTLSPKTPTPTSVSVLNATSSSSSSSSSLRTAITTSRDRSCPLQIQTSASPSSAGPSHVNLDQPRPPQITLPFVRPPQHAPGLRSPTPHLPRNPPHPASPIQTRPPHPPTFAPLHPPPLLHHYPPPYVPFHPAYPPQLPPPWPQPMMLVPYPVMVPIPVPIPIPIPISRLPGHTGVIRSLREQKEKDPGDPTPDSSRSSSEEISGDQDQQHRIKTEQTLSPLSPSKSLGSSERQVIQCLYRHPVKEEAEDRTTTPDPHASETQTHTTHISHVLRKALKHHAANATSVLTPTPPASSDDKTVTPASLYSLARSTAIQVASVSLDNTHRPGPASAVTPGSAHIPSPLSDGEGVKENSFLGGGGHDSTNTWSAEQTDCKSDQSKEMMVAEDECQDVEHTYARSVPPKLREKNAHTSTQTHLHAQTHSWEKNSHTSQQTSEASARDDPEPAVKRRCLRIRDQNK
- the sobpb gene encoding sine oculis-binding protein homolog B isoform X1: MPEMEKSRAPENKRSRKPAHPVKRDVNEDMKNFAENTMNELLGWYGYDHVDLPDSNAPDSRHRAKRNHISVLKENSVPKPNAAERNVPSSSSEPTKNGEMELAATPISSSSSSSSASPRTREQHSMNVVVPLIKPSAVEDVQNVQIVCVWCQKEGMKRYSLLMGSDLKSFCSEKCFAACRRAYFKRNKARDEDRHGDQSPPPGQTLDTPSRLLLKMNNNTRVCDWCKHIRHTKEYLDFGSGEERLQFCSTKCLNQYKMDVFYREARAALNGSASAYKDEESHQKATAVENQTLLTPESWDSSSAKTLSPKTPTPTSVSVLNATSSSSSSSSSLRTAITTSRDRSCPLQIQTSASPSSAGPSHVNLDQPRPPQITLPFVRPPQHAPGLRSPTPHLPRNPPHPASPIQTRPPHPPTFAPLHPPPLLHHYPPPYVPFHPAYPPQLPPPWPQPMMLVPYPVMVPIPVPIPIPIPISRLPGHTGVIRSLREQKEKDPGDPTPDSSRSSSEEISGDQDQQHRIKTEQTLSPLSPSKSLGSSERQVIQCLYRHPVKEEAEDRTTTPDPHASETQTHTTHISHVLRKALKHHAANATSVLTPTPPASSDDKTVTPASLYSLARSTAIQVASVSLDNTHRPGPASAVTPGSAHIPSPLSDGEGVKENSFLGGGGHDSTNTWSAEQTDCKSDQSKEMMVAEDECQDVEHTYARSVPPKLREKNAHTSTQTHLHAQTHSWEKNSHTSQQTSEASARDDPEPAVKRRCLRIRDQNK